In Streptomyces sp. NBC_01707, a genomic segment contains:
- the rpsL gene encoding 30S ribosomal protein S12 encodes MPTIQQLVRKGRQDKVEKNKTPALEGSPQRRGVCTRVFTTTPKKPNSALRKVARVRLTSGIEVTAYIPGEGHNLQEHSIVLVRGGRVKDLPGVRYKIIRGSLDTQGVKNRKQARSRYGAKKEK; translated from the coding sequence GTGCCTACGATCCAGCAGCTGGTCCGGAAGGGCCGGCAGGACAAGGTCGAGAAGAACAAGACGCCCGCACTCGAGGGTTCGCCCCAGCGCCGCGGCGTCTGCACGCGCGTGTTCACGACCACCCCGAAGAAGCCGAACTCGGCACTCCGTAAGGTCGCGCGTGTGCGTCTGACCTCCGGCATCGAGGTCACGGCCTACATCCCGGGTGAGGGCCACAACCTGCAGGAGCACTCCATCGTGCTCGTGCGCGGTGGCCGTGTGAAGGACCTGCCGGGTGTTCGTTACAAGATCATCCGCGGTTCCCTCGACACGCAGGGCGTCAAGAACCGTAAGCAGGCTCGCAGCCGCTACGGCGCCAAGAAGGAGAAGTAA
- a CDS encoding DNA-directed RNA polymerase subunit beta' — translation MLDVNFFDELRIGLATADDIRTWSHGEVKKPETINYRTLKPEKDGLFCEKIFGPTRDWECYCGKYKRVRFKGIICERCGVEVTRAKVRRERMGHIELAAPVTHIWYFKGVPSRLGYLLDLAPKDLEKVIYFAAYMITFVDEERRTRDLPSLEAHVSVERQQVENRRDSDLEARAKKLETDLAELEAEGAKADVRRKVREGAEREMKQLRDRAQREIDRLDEVWNRFKNLKVQDLEGDELLYRELRDRFGTYFDGSMGAAALQKRLESFDLNEEAERLREIIRTGKGQKKTRALKRLKVVSAFLQTSNSPKGMVLDCVPVIPPDLRPMVQLDGGRFATSDLNDLYRRVINRNNRLKRLLDLGAPEIIVNNEKRMLQEAVDALFDNGRRGRPVTGPGNRPLKSLSDMLKGKQGRFRQNLLGKRVDYSARSVIVVGPQLKLHQCGLPKAMALELFKPFVMKRLVDLNHAQNIKSAKRMVERGRTVVYDVLEEVIAEHPVLLNRAPTLHRLGIQAFEPQLVEGKAIQIHPLVCTAFNADFDGDQMAVHLPLSAEAQAEARILMLSSNNILKPADGRPVTMPTQDMVLGLFFLTTDEEERKVVGQGRSFGSTAEAIMAFDARELSLQAKVDIRFPVGTIPPRGWVPPVAEEGEQEYQQGDTFRLRTSLGRALFNELLPEDYPFVDYSVGKKQLSEIVNDLAERYPKVIVAATLDNLKAAGFHWATRSGVTVAISDVVVPEAKKAIVAGYEAQDEKVQKQYERGLITKDERTQELIAIWTKATNEVAEAMNANFPKTNPIFMMVDSGARGNMMQMRQIAGMRGLVSNAKNETIPRPIKASFREGLTVLEYFISTHGARKGLADTALRTADSGYLTRRLVDVSQDVIIREEDCGTDRGLKLKIAVKGADGVLRKTEDVETSVYARMLAEDVVVDGKVIAPANVDLGDVLIDALVGAGVEEVKTRSVLTCESAVGTCAFCYGRSLATGKLVDIGEAVGIIAAQSIGEPGTQLTMRTFHTGGVAGDDITQGLPRVVELFEARTPKGVAPISEAAGRVRIEETEKTKKIVVTPDDGSDETPFPISKRARLLVGEGDHVEVGQKLTVGATNPHDVLRILGQRAVQVHLVGEVQKVYNSQGVSIHDKHIEIIIRQMLRRVTIIESGDAELLPGELVERSKFETENRRVVTEGGHPASGRPQLMGITKASLATESWLSAASFQETTRVLTDAAINAKSDSLIGLKENVIIGKLIPAGTGLSRYRNIRVEPTEEAKAAMYSAVGYDDIDYSPFGTGSGQAVPLEDYDYGPYNQ, via the coding sequence GTGCTCGACGTCAACTTCTTCGACGAGCTGCGGATCGGCCTTGCCACCGCGGACGACATCCGGACCTGGTCGCACGGCGAAGTGAAGAAGCCGGAGACCATCAACTACCGCACGCTCAAGCCCGAAAAGGACGGACTCTTCTGCGAGAAGATCTTCGGTCCGACCCGGGACTGGGAGTGCTACTGCGGCAAGTACAAGCGTGTCCGCTTCAAGGGCATCATCTGTGAGCGTTGTGGCGTGGAGGTCACGCGCGCCAAGGTGCGTCGTGAGCGCATGGGCCACATCGAGCTTGCCGCTCCCGTCACTCACATCTGGTACTTCAAGGGCGTTCCGTCGCGCCTCGGCTACCTGCTTGATCTCGCGCCGAAGGACCTCGAAAAGGTCATCTACTTCGCCGCGTACATGATCACGTTCGTGGACGAGGAGCGCCGCACGCGTGACCTGCCCTCGCTGGAGGCGCACGTCTCCGTCGAGCGTCAGCAGGTCGAGAACCGTCGCGACTCCGACCTGGAGGCTCGCGCCAAGAAGCTCGAGACCGACCTGGCCGAGCTCGAGGCCGAGGGTGCCAAGGCCGACGTGCGCCGCAAGGTGCGCGAAGGCGCCGAGCGTGAGATGAAGCAGCTGCGCGACCGTGCGCAGCGCGAGATCGACCGTCTCGACGAGGTGTGGAACCGCTTCAAGAACCTCAAGGTCCAGGACCTCGAGGGCGACGAGCTGCTCTACCGCGAGCTGCGTGACCGCTTCGGCACGTACTTCGACGGCTCCATGGGTGCCGCTGCCCTGCAGAAGCGCCTGGAGTCCTTCGACCTCAACGAGGAGGCCGAGCGCCTCCGCGAGATCATCCGTACCGGCAAGGGCCAGAAGAAGACCCGTGCGCTCAAGCGCCTCAAGGTCGTCTCCGCGTTCCTGCAGACCAGCAACAGCCCCAAGGGCATGGTGCTCGACTGCGTGCCGGTCATCCCGCCGGACCTGCGTCCGATGGTGCAGCTGGACGGTGGCCGCTTCGCGACCTCCGACCTGAACGACCTGTACCGCCGTGTGATCAACCGCAACAACCGCCTCAAGCGTCTCCTTGACCTCGGTGCCCCCGAGATCATCGTGAACAACGAGAAGCGGATGCTGCAGGAGGCCGTCGACGCGCTGTTCGACAACGGCCGCCGTGGTCGCCCGGTCACCGGTCCGGGCAACCGCCCGCTGAAGTCCCTGAGCGACATGCTCAAGGGCAAGCAGGGTCGTTTCCGTCAGAACCTTCTCGGTAAGCGTGTGGACTACTCCGCGCGTTCCGTGATCGTCGTGGGTCCGCAGCTGAAGCTGCACCAGTGCGGTCTGCCGAAGGCCATGGCGCTGGAGCTCTTCAAGCCGTTCGTGATGAAGCGCCTGGTCGACCTGAACCACGCGCAGAACATCAAGTCGGCCAAGCGCATGGTCGAGCGCGGCCGCACCGTGGTGTACGACGTCCTCGAAGAGGTCATCGCCGAGCACCCGGTGCTGCTGAACCGTGCACCGACCCTGCACCGACTCGGCATCCAGGCCTTCGAGCCGCAGCTGGTCGAGGGCAAGGCCATCCAGATCCACCCGCTCGTCTGCACCGCGTTCAACGCGGACTTCGACGGTGACCAGATGGCCGTGCACCTGCCGCTCTCCGCGGAGGCGCAGGCCGAGGCCCGCATCCTGATGCTGTCCTCGAACAACATCCTGAAGCCGGCCGACGGTCGTCCCGTCACCATGCCGACCCAGGACATGGTGCTGGGCCTGTTCTTCCTCACCACGGACGAGGAGGAGCGCAAGGTCGTCGGACAGGGTCGTTCCTTCGGCTCCACGGCCGAGGCGATCATGGCCTTCGACGCCCGGGAGCTCTCGCTCCAGGCCAAGGTCGACATCCGCTTCCCGGTGGGCACCATCCCGCCGCGTGGCTGGGTGCCGCCGGTCGCCGAGGAGGGTGAGCAGGAGTACCAGCAGGGCGACACGTTCCGGCTGCGTACCTCCCTGGGCCGTGCGCTCTTCAACGAGCTGCTGCCCGAGGACTACCCGTTCGTCGACTACTCGGTGGGCAAGAAGCAGCTCTCCGAGATCGTCAACGACCTGGCCGAGCGCTACCCCAAGGTCATCGTGGCGGCGACGCTCGACAACCTGAAGGCGGCCGGTTTCCACTGGGCGACCCGTTCCGGTGTGACCGTGGCCATCTCCGACGTCGTCGTGCCCGAGGCCAAGAAGGCCATCGTCGCGGGTTACGAGGCTCAGGACGAGAAGGTCCAGAAGCAGTACGAGCGCGGTCTGATCACCAAGGACGAGCGCACGCAGGAGCTCATCGCGATCTGGACCAAGGCGACCAACGAGGTTGCCGAGGCGATGAACGCGAACTTCCCGAAGACGAACCCCATCTTCATGATGGTTGACTCGGGTGCCCGAGGAAACATGATGCAGATGCGTCAGATCGCGGGTATGCGTGGTCTGGTGTCGAACGCGAAGAACGAGACGATCCCGCGTCCCATCAAGGCGTCGTTCCGTGAGGGCCTGACCGTTCTGGAGTACTTCATCTCCACGCACGGTGCCCGTAAGGGTCTGGCGGACACCGCCCTGCGTACCGCGGACTCGGGTTACCTGACCCGTCGTCTGGTGGACGTCTCGCAGGACGTGATCATTCGCGAGGAGGACTGCGGCACCGACCGCGGCCTCAAGCTGAAGATCGCCGTCAAGGGTGCGGACGGTGTGCTCCGCAAGACGGAGGACGTCGAGACCTCGGTCTACGCCCGCATGCTCGCCGAGGACGTCGTCGTCGACGGCAAGGTCATCGCGCCTGCCAACGTCGACCTCGGTGACGTCCTGATCGACGCCCTGGTGGGCGCCGGCGTCGAGGAGGTCAAGACCCGTTCGGTCCTGACCTGTGAGTCCGCGGTCGGCACCTGTGCCTTCTGCTACGGACGCTCGCTCGCCACCGGCAAGCTGGTCGACATCGGTGAGGCGGTCGGCATCATCGCCGCCCAGTCCATCGGTGAGCCCGGTACCCAGCTGACGATGCGTACCTTCCACACCGGTGGTGTGGCCGGTGACGACATCACCCAGGGTCTGCCCCGAGTCGTCGAGCTCTTCGAAGCCCGTACGCCCAAGGGTGTCGCCCCGATCTCGGAGGCGGCCGGCCGCGTCCGTATCGAGGAGACCGAGAAGACCAAGAAGATCGTCGTCACCCCGGACGACGGCAGCGACGAGACGCCGTTCCCGATCTCGAAGCGTGCCCGTCTGCTGGTGGGCGAGGGCGACCACGTCGAGGTGGGCCAGAAGCTCACCGTGGGTGCCACCAACCCGCACGACGTGCTGCGGATCCTCGGTCAGCGCGCGGTCCAGGTCCACCTGGTCGGCGAGGTCCAGAAGGTCTACAACTCGCAGGGTGTGTCGATCCACGACAAGCACATCGAGATCATCATCCGGCAGATGCTGCGCCGGGTGACGATCATCGAGTCCGGCGACGCGGAGCTGCTGCCGGGCGAGCTCGTCGAGCGCTCGAAGTTCGAGACCGAGAACCGTCGTGTGGTCACCGAGGGCGGTCACCCCGCCTCCGGCCGTCCGCAGCTGATGGGTATCACCAAGGCCTCGCTCGCCACCGAGTCGTGGCTGTCGGCGGCGTCCTTCCAGGAGACGACCAGGGTTCTGACCGACGCGGCGATCAACGCCAAGTCGGACTCCCTGATCGGCCTCAAGGAGAACGTCATCATCGGTAAGCTCATCCCGGCCGGTACGGGTCTGTCCCGCTACCGCAACATCCGGGTCGAGCCGACCGAGGAGGCCAAGGCCGCGATGTACTCGGCCGTCGGCTACGACGACATCGACTACTCGCCGTTCGGCACGGGCTCCGGCCAGGCCGTTCCGCTGGAGGACTACGACTACGGTCCGTACAACCAGTAA
- the rpsG gene encoding 30S ribosomal protein S7: MPRKGPAPKRPVIIDPVYSSPLVTSLINKILLDGKRSTAERIVYGAMEGLREKTGNDPVITLKRALENVKPSLEVKSRRVGGATYQVPIEVKPGRAATLALRWVVGYSRARREKTMTERLMNELLDASNGLGAAVKKREDTHKMAESNKAFAHYRW, from the coding sequence ATGCCTCGTAAGGGCCCCGCCCCGAAGCGCCCGGTCATCATCGACCCGGTCTACAGCTCTCCTCTTGTCACGTCGCTGATCAACAAGATCCTGCTGGACGGCAAGCGCTCCACCGCCGAGCGCATCGTCTACGGCGCCATGGAAGGCCTCCGCGAGAAGACCGGCAACGACCCGGTCATCACGCTGAAGCGCGCGCTGGAGAACGTCAAGCCGTCCCTCGAGGTCAAGTCCCGCCGTGTCGGTGGCGCGACCTACCAGGTGCCGATCGAGGTCAAGCCCGGTCGTGCCGCCACCCTCGCGCTTCGCTGGGTCGTGGGTTACTCCCGCGCCCGCCGCGAGAAGACGATGACCGAGCGCCTCATGAACGAGCTGCTCGACGCCTCCAACGGTCTTGGCGCTGCCGTCAAGAAGCGCGAGGACACCCACAAGATGGCCGAGTCCAACAAGGCCTTCGCGCACTACCGCTGGTAG
- the fusA gene encoding elongation factor G: MATTSLDLAKVRNIGIMAHIDAGKTTTTERILFYTGVSYKIGEVHDGAATMDWMEQEQERGITITSAATTCHWPLNDVDHTINIIDTPGHVDFTVEVERSLRVLDGAVTVFDGVAGVEPQSETVWRQADRYGVPRICFVNKLDRTGAEFHRCVDMIVDRLGAVPLVMQLPIGAEADFKGVVDLVSMKAFVWPEEAVKGEMYDTVDIPDTHIEAAQEWRGKLLEAVSENDDQMMELYLEGVEPTEEQLHEAIRRITLASKGGAGSVTVTPVFCGTAFKNKGVQPLLDAVVRYLPSPLDVEAIEGHDVKDPEVVVKRKPSDDEPFSGLAFKIASDPHLGKLTFVRIYSGRLEAGTAVLNSVKGKKERIGKIYRMHANKREEIASVGAGDIIAVMGLKQTTTGETLCDDKNPVILESMDFPAPVIQVAIEPKSKGDQEKLGVAIQRLSEEDPSFQVHSDEETGQTIIGGMGELHLEVLVDRMKREFRVEANVGKPQVAYRETIRKAVERIDYTHKKQTGGTGQFAKVQIALEPIEGGDASYEFVNKVTGGRIPREYIPSVDAGAQEAMQFGILAGYEMVGVRVTLLDGGYHEVDSSELAFKIAGSQAFKEGARKASPVLLEPMMAVEVTTPEDYMGDVIGDLNSRRGQIQAMEERSGARVVKGLVPLSEMFGYVGDLRSKTSGRASYSMQFDSYAEVPRNVAEEIIAKAKGE; the protein is encoded by the coding sequence ATGGCCACCACTTCGCTTGACCTGGCCAAGGTCCGCAACATCGGGATCATGGCCCACATCGACGCGGGCAAGACGACCACCACTGAGCGGATCCTGTTCTACACCGGTGTTTCGTACAAGATCGGTGAAGTCCACGACGGCGCTGCCACGATGGACTGGATGGAGCAGGAGCAGGAGCGCGGCATCACGATCACGTCCGCCGCGACGACCTGTCACTGGCCGCTCAATGATGTTGACCACACCATCAACATCATCGACACCCCGGGTCACGTCGACTTCACCGTCGAGGTGGAGCGTTCGCTCCGCGTCCTCGACGGCGCTGTCACCGTGTTCGACGGTGTCGCCGGCGTCGAGCCGCAGTCCGAGACCGTTTGGCGTCAGGCGGACCGCTACGGCGTGCCGCGTATCTGCTTCGTCAACAAGCTCGACCGCACGGGTGCCGAGTTCCACCGCTGCGTCGACATGATCGTCGACCGCCTCGGTGCGGTCCCGCTCGTCATGCAGCTCCCCATCGGTGCCGAAGCCGACTTCAAGGGCGTCGTCGACCTCGTGTCGATGAAGGCCTTTGTGTGGCCGGAAGAGGCCGTCAAGGGCGAGATGTACGACACCGTCGACATCCCGGACACCCACATCGAGGCGGCTCAGGAGTGGCGCGGCAAGCTGCTCGAGGCCGTTTCCGAGAACGACGACCAGATGATGGAGCTGTACCTGGAGGGCGTCGAGCCCACCGAGGAGCAGCTGCACGAGGCGATCCGTCGGATCACCCTCGCATCGAAGGGCGGCGCGGGCTCCGTCACCGTCACCCCGGTGTTCTGTGGCACGGCGTTCAAGAACAAGGGCGTCCAGCCCCTGCTCGACGCGGTCGTCCGCTACCTGCCTTCCCCCCTGGACGTCGAGGCCATCGAAGGCCACGACGTCAAGGACCCCGAGGTTGTCGTCAAGCGCAAGCCCTCGGACGACGAGCCGTTCTCCGGCCTGGCGTTCAAGATCGCTAGCGACCCGCACCTCGGCAAGCTCACCTTCGTCCGGATCTACTCCGGTCGCCTCGAGGCCGGCACCGCGGTGCTGAACTCGGTCAAGGGCAAGAAGGAGCGCATCGGCAAGATCTACCGCATGCACGCGAACAAGCGTGAGGAGATCGCGTCGGTGGGCGCCGGTGACATCATCGCCGTCATGGGCCTGAAGCAGACCACCACCGGTGAGACGCTGTGTGACGACAAGAACCCGGTGATCCTGGAGTCCATGGACTTCCCGGCGCCGGTCATTCAGGTCGCCATCGAGCCCAAGTCCAAGGGTGACCAGGAGAAGCTGGGTGTCGCCATCCAGCGCCTCTCCGAGGAGGACCCGTCCTTCCAGGTGCACTCCGACGAGGAGACCGGCCAGACCATCATCGGTGGTATGGGCGAGCTTCACCTCGAGGTGCTCGTCGACCGCATGAAGCGCGAGTTCCGCGTCGAGGCGAACGTCGGCAAGCCGCAGGTCGCGTACCGCGAGACGATCCGCAAGGCCGTCGAGCGCATCGACTACACGCACAAGAAGCAGACTGGTGGTACCGGCCAGTTCGCGAAGGTGCAGATCGCCCTTGAGCCCATCGAGGGTGGCGACGCGTCCTACGAGTTCGTCAACAAGGTCACCGGTGGCCGCATCCCCCGTGAGTACATCCCCTCGGTGGACGCGGGTGCTCAGGAAGCCATGCAGTTCGGCATCCTGGCCGGTTACGAGATGGTCGGCGTTCGCGTCACCCTGCTCGACGGTGGTTACCACGAGGTCGACTCCTCGGAGCTCGCCTTCAAGATCGCCGGTTCGCAGGCGTTCAAGGAGGGTGCCCGCAAGGCGTCCCCCGTGCTCCTCGAGCCGATGATGGCCGTCGAGGTCACCACGCCCGAGGACTACATGGGCGATGTCATCGGTGACCTCAACTCCCGCCGTGGCCAGATCCAGGCCATGGAGGAGCGCAGCGGCGCTCGCGTCGTGAAGGGCCTCGTGCCCCTCTCGGAGATGTTCGGCTACGTCGGAGACCTCCGCAGCAAGACCTCGGGTCGCGCAAGCTACTCGATGCAGTTCGACTCCTACGCCGAGGTTCCGCGGAACGTCGCCGAGGAGATCATCGCGAAGGCCAAGGGCGAGTAA